The DNA window AGGATAGAGCAAAGCAAAAAAGACTGGGAAGGATCAGAGATCCTTCACCTTATCCATGATGTCCTGGATGAACCCTTTTTTTTTTTCGGACCTCGGGCCCTTCTTCCCTTCGATCACGAGGATCTGACGGTACAATTCTTTTTCTTCGTCGCTTAACTGCCTCGGAGTGATGATTCTGACCCGGACCAGCAGATCCCCGGGTCGGCCCCGCCGTTTGACCCCCTCGCCAGGGATCTTCAGGGCAGTGTTGAACTGGACCCCGGCCGGGATCTTCAGTTCGACGGTCCGCTTGTCGATTGTCTGGACCTCGATCGTCGACCCCATGGCCGCCTGAGCAGGCGAGATCTCCACCTGAGACTCCAGATTGTCACCGCTTCTGACAAACCGGTTATGCGGTGACACCTGCACCTCGATATAGAGATCGCCGTTCTGGGCCCCATAGTCCCCGGCCTCCCCGTATCCTTCCATCCGGAGACGCATCCCGGTATCGATACCAGCGGGGATGTGGACGTTCACCTTTCTGCGCACGCGGGAGTGGCCAGAACCCCCACACGCTTTGCAGACCTTATCAGGAACCTGTCCCTTACCCCCACATTCGGTGCAGGGAGCAGTCCTGACGAACTGACCGAAGATCGTCTGGCTCGTCTGTCGCATCTGCCCTGAACCCCCACACCGGGTACAGGTATGCAGTTTCTTACTCTCACTGCCGGTCCCCCCGCAGGCTTCGCAGGGCTCGGTGTGGTAGACCTCGATCTCCCGGTCCACCCCGGTCACGGCCTCCTCAAGCGGGATCTGCATCCGCATCAGCAGGTCGTCGCCGCGCTGCGGCCCCCGGGGCCCTCCACCCCGGGCACCGCCAAAGAAGGTATCGAAGATGTCGCCGAAGCCAGAGAAGTCGGCGTTGAATCCGCCGCCATAGGCCCCGCCACCGGCATACGATCCCTTTGAGGCGTTGGTGAAGGTCTCATGTCCCATCTGGTCGTACTGGGCCCGTTTCTGCTGATCTGAGAGGACACTGTAGGCCTCGTTGATCTGCTTGAACTTCTCCTCAGCACCCGCCTCTTTGCAGACATCGGGGTGATACTTCCGTGCTAGGTTGCGGTACGCCTTCTTGATCTCCTTCTCGCCTGCTGTTCGTGGGACCTCCAGGATCTCGTAGTAGTCTCCCGCACCCATCTACTCACTCTTCTTTGACTTTGTAGTCGGCATCGACGACGGTGTCGTCCTGCTTCTGGGAGGTGCCTTCCGATCCTGCGGTTGCCTGCTGTTCTGCCGCGGCTGCCTGGGCCTTCTGGTAGATCTTGGTCGTGGCTCCATACACCGCTTCGGTCAGTGGCTCCATCTCCTTCTTGATCGCTTCCAGGTCATCATCTTCGAGTGCCTTCTTCAGCGCTGCAACGCCGGCCTCAATCTTCTGTTTGTCCTCCGCATCGATCGCATCGGGGTTGTCCTTCAACATCTTCTCTGCCGTGAAGACAGCAGTGTCTGCACCGTTACGCAGTTCGATCTCCTCCCGATTCTTCTTGTCGTCCTCTTCGAAGGCCTTGGCGTCGTTGACCATCTTGTTGATATCGTCCTCGGAGAGTTTCTTGTCCCCTTTGATCGAGATCGCCTGTTCATGGCCGGTGCCGAGGTCCTTGGCCGAGACATGGATGATCCCGTTGGAGTCAATGTCGAAGGTGACCTCGATCTGCGGGATACCCCGGGGTGCCGGCGGGATGCCGGTCAGCTGGAATTTGCCGAGGGTGAAGTTGTCCTTCGCAAGTGCACGCTCACCCTGGACCACATGGATCTCAACACTGGTCTGACCATCTGCCGCTGTGCTGAAGATCTGGCTCTTCCGGGTCGGGATCGTGGTGTTCCGCTCGATCAGCTTGGTGGAGATGCCGCCGAGGGTCTCAATACCAAGGGTCAGCGGAGTGACGTCCAACAGGACGATATCCTTCGCCTCACCGGTCAGCACTGCGGCCTGGATCGCGGCACCGAGGCCGACGACCTCGTCGGGATTGACACCCTTGTCGGGCTCCTTGTTGAGCAGTTTCTTGACGGTCTCCTGGACGAACGGGGTCCGGGTCTGACCGCCGACCAGCAGCACATGGTCGATATCTGCAGCCGTTAACTTGGCGTCCGCGAGGGCCTGCTTGACCGGGCCGATCGTAGACTCGACCAGGTCACCGACGATCTGCTCAAACTTGGCACGGGTCAGGTCGATGTCCAGGAACTTGGGACCGCTGGCACCGGTAGTGATGTAGGGGAGGTTTATCGTGGTTTTCTGGACCGTCGAGAGTTCGATCTTCGCGTTCTCTGCAGCATCGCGGAGCCGCTGCAGGGCAATCACATCCTTTTTGAGGTCGACCCCCTCGGTCCGCTTGAACTCCTCGACCAGGTAGTCAATGATCTTCTTGTCGAAATCATCGCCTCCGAGGTGGTTGTTTCCAGCCGTGGACTTCACCTCGAAGACACCGTCGCCGAGTGTCAGGATCGAAACATCGAAGGTACCACCGCCAAGGTCGTAGACCAGCACCGTCGCTTCCTGCTCCTTGTCGACCCCGTAAGCCAACGCACTGGCGGTCGGCTCGTTGATGATCCGAAGGACCTCAAGGCCGGCGATCTGACCGGCATCCTTGGTCGCCTGCCGCTGGGCATCGTTGAAGTACGCCGGAACCGTGATGACAGCTTTCGTGATCTTCTCGCCCAGGTAGGCCTCGGCGTCCATCTTTAGTTTCTGCAGGATCATCGCGGAGATCTCCTGTGGAGAGTACTTCTTGTCGTCGATCTGAACCGTCTCGGAGGTTCCCATCTTCCGCTTGATCGACATGATCGTCCTGCCGGTGTTCGTGATCGCCTGCCGTTTGGCCAGGTTTCCAACGAGCCGTTCCCCCTCCTTGGTGAACGCGACCACTGAGGCAGTGGTCCGGCCCCCCTCTGCGTTCGGGATCACGACCGGCTTGCCGGCTTCCATGATCGCCATACATGAGAAGGTGGTCCCAAGGTCGATTCCGATGACTTTCTCTTTTACCATGATTTTATGCCTCCCTGTTATTTCCTTTTGAAACTGCGACTTTTGCGCATCTGATAATCCTATCATTCATCCGGTACCCACGGGCGACCTGATCTATCACCACGCCATCCGCTGCCTCGGCAGGGACGTACGCAATCGCTTCATGGGCAGCCGGGTCGAACGGCTCGTTCAGACAATCGATCGACTGGATGCCATGCCGACCGAGGATGGCCATGAAGAGCTTTCTAATCTGGTTAAGCCCTTCGCGAAGGTGCGCATCATCAGTCTTCTCTGCACGTTCCAGATTGTCCATCACCTCAAGTATCTCAACAGTGAACTGTTCGATGGCTGTGGTGATCCGAAGATTCTGCTCCTTTGCCATCCGCTTTTTGTAATTGTCAAAATCTGCGGCAAGCCGGAGAAACTGGTCATTCAGTTCTTCATAGGCCTTCTTCAACTCGTCGGTACCGGGTGATTGGGACGCCGTGTCAGCGGCCATATCTGCGGCCGAGCCGGCTGCCTTATCGGCTGTTGAAGATCCATGCTGATTCTCTGCTGTATCTTCCACTTTTTCTGTTCCCATAATCAGACCCAATATCTATTGGATAGTAGTTCTATATAAATATATCCTTAACCTGAGGCTATCATCACTTTCGGATCAGGTACCTCCAAAAAATCTGTGAATTGCCCATAGATCATCAGAAAATCGCCAACCATCTGAATCAGAAGCCCCAAGAATTGGGCAATCTTGGAGAAGAGAGGAACCATCCCGAGAGGATATAAAGGAAGGGTTTCATAGTAATGACCATGAAATGGGCACTGTTGTCTGTCTGGGATAAGACAGGGATCGTAGACCTGGCAAAGGCTCTCGTAGAGAACGGGATCAACCTCCTCTCCTCTGGTGGCACTGGGGCAGTGCTCAAGGAGGCACACATTCCCTTCACCGAGGTCTCGGCGTACACCGGCTCGCCTGAGATGATGGGCGGGCGGCTGAAGACTCTCCATCCAAAGATCCATGGCGGGCTGCTCGGCAGGCGGGGGATCGATGATGAGGTGATGGCTGAACACGGAATCGAGCTGATCGACCTGCTGGTCGTGAACCTGTACCCGTTCGAGATGATGGCAGCCAAGGCTCTGCCCCTTCCCGATCTGATCGAATACATCGACATCGGCGGACCTGCGATGATCCGGGCTGCAGCCAAGAACTACCATGATGTCGCGGTCGTGACCGACCCGGCCGGGTATGAAAGAATCAGGGAAGCGGTGAAGCGTGGAGGTTTCACCGAGGACGAGCGGCTGGAACTGGCCAAACTGGCCTT is part of the Methanosphaerula palustris E1-9c genome and encodes:
- the dnaJ gene encoding molecular chaperone DnaJ; amino-acid sequence: MGAGDYYEILEVPRTAGEKEIKKAYRNLARKYHPDVCKEAGAEEKFKQINEAYSVLSDQQKRAQYDQMGHETFTNASKGSYAGGGAYGGGFNADFSGFGDIFDTFFGGARGGGPRGPQRGDDLLMRMQIPLEEAVTGVDREIEVYHTEPCEACGGTGSESKKLHTCTRCGGSGQMRQTSQTIFGQFVRTAPCTECGGKGQVPDKVCKACGGSGHSRVRRKVNVHIPAGIDTGMRLRMEGYGEAGDYGAQNGDLYIEVQVSPHNRFVRSGDNLESQVEISPAQAAMGSTIEVQTIDKRTVELKIPAGVQFNTALKIPGEGVKRRGRPGDLLVRVRIITPRQLSDEEKELYRQILVIEGKKGPRSEKKKGFIQDIMDKVKDL
- the dnaK gene encoding molecular chaperone DnaK → MVKEKVIGIDLGTTFSCMAIMEAGKPVVIPNAEGGRTTASVVAFTKEGERLVGNLAKRQAITNTGRTIMSIKRKMGTSETVQIDDKKYSPQEISAMILQKLKMDAEAYLGEKITKAVITVPAYFNDAQRQATKDAGQIAGLEVLRIINEPTASALAYGVDKEQEATVLVYDLGGGTFDVSILTLGDGVFEVKSTAGNNHLGGDDFDKKIIDYLVEEFKRTEGVDLKKDVIALQRLRDAAENAKIELSTVQKTTINLPYITTGASGPKFLDIDLTRAKFEQIVGDLVESTIGPVKQALADAKLTAADIDHVLLVGGQTRTPFVQETVKKLLNKEPDKGVNPDEVVGLGAAIQAAVLTGEAKDIVLLDVTPLTLGIETLGGISTKLIERNTTIPTRKSQIFSTAADGQTSVEIHVVQGERALAKDNFTLGKFQLTGIPPAPRGIPQIEVTFDIDSNGIIHVSAKDLGTGHEQAISIKGDKKLSEDDINKMVNDAKAFEEDDKKNREEIELRNGADTAVFTAEKMLKDNPDAIDAEDKQKIEAGVAALKKALEDDDLEAIKKEMEPLTEAVYGATTKIYQKAQAAAAEQQATAGSEGTSQKQDDTVVDADYKVKEE
- a CDS encoding nucleotide exchange factor GrpE; this translates as MGTEKVEDTAENQHGSSTADKAAGSAADMAADTASQSPGTDELKKAYEELNDQFLRLAADFDNYKKRMAKEQNLRITTAIEQFTVEILEVMDNLERAEKTDDAHLREGLNQIRKLFMAILGRHGIQSIDCLNEPFDPAAHEAIAYVPAEAADGVVIDQVARGYRMNDRIIRCAKVAVSKGNNREA